One Salinimonas marina DNA segment encodes these proteins:
- a CDS encoding acyltransferase family protein, with translation MQASTPTRIHGLDTARAFLMALGAFYHAALIYSENRAWRVASSENSGLLKFIATTIHEFRMEAFFLVSGFFFVLLFDKMQRGFLGERLQRVVIPLIAFGLTLNVLMNYFSENINIDWNVVSYFLTGHWLGHLWFLGNLSVYFVVFYAFLKAFSIPNNIEKKLIIVSFFLVTPIVSLLLASPVSDFYPKQLLFITVAKLALHAPYFFMGMIMYRNKEIFLSLFSKKGIGIAVLAVLAIKLVKRELALSGVEYNITSLFDEFSKPFLIYIVLGIFMVFMNKSNKAIKSMSDASYTIYLLHQPIIVLLYSWLMYMNINLYIYTEYAVLVSVSLFLPYVIHTYIVNNFSFARLLFNGVIPKSAHYKRKLGAI, from the coding sequence TTGCAAGCTTCTACACCCACTAGAATACACGGCCTGGATACAGCGAGAGCTTTTCTAATGGCTCTAGGCGCCTTTTATCACGCTGCGCTAATCTATAGTGAAAACAGAGCTTGGCGGGTAGCATCTTCAGAAAATTCTGGCCTGTTAAAGTTCATTGCCACGACAATACATGAATTCAGAATGGAAGCTTTTTTCCTGGTATCAGGTTTTTTCTTTGTGCTCTTATTCGACAAGATGCAAAGAGGATTTCTTGGAGAAAGACTTCAACGAGTCGTGATTCCCTTGATCGCTTTTGGGCTGACTCTTAATGTTTTGATGAACTATTTCAGTGAAAACATAAACATAGACTGGAATGTTGTCAGCTATTTCTTAACAGGACACTGGCTAGGACATTTGTGGTTTTTAGGTAATCTTTCGGTCTATTTCGTTGTATTCTATGCTTTTCTTAAAGCATTCTCGATACCGAACAATATTGAAAAGAAACTAATCATAGTTAGTTTTTTTCTTGTTACCCCTATAGTCTCATTGCTTCTGGCATCGCCAGTATCGGATTTTTACCCTAAACAATTACTTTTCATTACTGTAGCCAAACTGGCTTTACATGCCCCATACTTTTTTATGGGTATGATTATGTATCGAAACAAAGAAATTTTTCTTTCTTTATTTTCGAAGAAAGGCATTGGTATAGCAGTTTTAGCTGTACTTGCCATCAAGTTGGTAAAACGTGAACTGGCGCTTTCCGGGGTTGAGTATAATATCACTTCACTGTTTGATGAGTTCAGTAAGCCTTTCTTAATATATATAGTGTTGGGTATTTTTATGGTCTTTATGAATAAAAGCAATAAAGCCATTAAATCGATGTCTGACGCCAGCTATACCATCTATTTGCTACATCAGCCTATAATAGTATTGCTTTATAGCTGGCTTATGTATATGAATATTAACCTGTATATATATACCGAGTATGCTGTGTTAGTTAGTGTAAGCCTATTTCTACCGTATGTTATTCATACATATATCGTGAATAACTTCAGCTTTGCGCGTTTGCTGTTTAATGGCGTAATTCCTAAAAGCGCCCACTACAAACGTAAACTTGGTGCAATTTGA
- a CDS encoding integrase core domain-containing protein gives MFKNEHLLSRSSDLEDARKIVTVSVASFNERRPHLALKYQTPDETHRAF, from the coding sequence ATTTTTAAAAACGAGCACTTGCTTAGCAGGTCGAGTGATTTAGAGGATGCAAGAAAGATAGTTACGGTGTCAGTGGCAAGCTTTAATGAAAGGCGGCCCCATCTGGCCCTCAAATACCAAACGCCCGATGAAACACATCGGGCGTTTTAA
- the pepA gene encoding flocculation-associated PEP-CTERM protein PepA encodes MKIKTLVKSIALTVGLSASFASHADFLDFEIDETPYGGEIVQADKLNGGYTEIINFDDNDGFTVSAFASMNQLFGSDGTANSSQIGSVIGSNYNLYATFTAAGDVTIPGPGGAQASLSAETGSFMLYLDKNQDTIANDVGTLDLANTSDDMLLGASETIAQNVGLLYGFGGVFDFMFRDFELTEDGDTYFVSPTPFYMNVRVDGDFDNIPLEGEQQVTGDVSAVFDVPEPSTIAVLSLGLLGLGASSRRKS; translated from the coding sequence ATGAAAATTAAAACATTGGTAAAATCTATCGCGCTAACGGTTGGCCTTTCGGCTTCTTTTGCCAGCCACGCTGACTTCCTTGACTTCGAGATCGATGAAACTCCATATGGCGGTGAAATCGTTCAGGCAGACAAACTGAATGGCGGTTACACTGAAATCATCAACTTTGATGATAACGATGGCTTCACAGTTTCAGCGTTTGCTTCTATGAATCAGTTATTCGGTAGCGACGGTACTGCGAACAGCTCTCAAATCGGTTCGGTAATCGGCTCTAACTACAACTTGTATGCAACTTTCACTGCTGCCGGCGATGTAACTATCCCAGGACCAGGTGGTGCACAGGCTTCTTTGTCTGCCGAAACAGGTTCATTCATGCTGTATCTTGACAAAAATCAAGACACCATCGCGAATGATGTGGGTACGTTAGATTTGGCAAACACTTCAGATGATATGCTGTTAGGTGCTAGCGAAACTATTGCACAGAATGTTGGTCTGCTATACGGCTTCGGCGGTGTGTTTGACTTTATGTTCCGTGACTTTGAACTGACTGAAGATGGCGATACTTATTTTGTATCTCCTACTCCGTTCTACATGAATGTTCGTGTAGATGGTGATTTCGATAACATTCCTCTTGAAGGTGAGCAACAAGTAACTGGCGATGTAAGCGCAGTATTTGATGTTCCAGAACCTTCAACTATTGCGGTATTGTCTCTGGGTCTGTTGGGCCTTGGCGCAAGCAGCCGTCGTAAGTCGTAA
- the pepA gene encoding flocculation-associated PEP-CTERM protein PepA produces MKITSIVKTLALTAGLAASFASHADFLDFQVDETPYGGEVITADKLNGGYTEIINFDGEGGFTVSAFASMNQLFGNDGSANSSQIGSVIGANYNLYATFTAAGTVMTPGEQGSDSSLSANSGSFTLWLDANQDTTPNDVATLDLANTGDDLELGSSTSIGSNVGLLFGFGGVFDFIFKDFELTGDGDTYFVSPTPFYMYVNVDGDFDTIPLEGEQTITGDVSAVFIPEPSTIAILSLGLLGLGATSRRKS; encoded by the coding sequence ATGAAAATCACTTCTATAGTAAAAACTCTAGCTTTAACGGCGGGTCTTGCTGCTTCTTTTGCCAGCCATGCTGATTTCCTGGATTTCCAGGTCGATGAAACCCCTTACGGTGGTGAAGTTATCACCGCTGATAAACTGAACGGCGGTTATACTGAAATCATCAACTTTGATGGCGAAGGTGGCTTCACTGTTTCCGCATTTGCTTCTATGAATCAACTATTTGGCAATGACGGTTCGGCCAATAGCTCCCAGATTGGTTCCGTCATCGGGGCCAATTATAACCTATACGCGACCTTTACCGCTGCAGGTACCGTAATGACTCCTGGAGAGCAGGGTTCCGACTCTTCGCTATCGGCAAACTCTGGTTCTTTCACCCTATGGCTCGATGCGAATCAGGATACCACCCCAAATGATGTGGCCACGCTGGATCTAGCCAATACCGGGGATGACCTGGAACTAGGCTCAAGCACTTCTATCGGTTCCAATGTAGGCCTACTGTTTGGCTTTGGTGGGGTATTTGACTTTATTTTCAAAGACTTTGAATTAACCGGCGATGGCGATACCTATTTTGTTTCGCCCACCCCATTTTACATGTACGTAAATGTTGATGGAGACTTTGATACTATCCCACTGGAAGGTGAGCAAACTATCACCGGTGATGTGAGTGCGGTATTCATTCCTGAGCCTTCTACCATTGCAATTTTGTCTTTGGGTTTGTTAGGGCTCGGTGCCACCAGTCGTCGTAAATCATAA
- the pepA gene encoding flocculation-associated PEP-CTERM protein PepA, with product MKFNTLIKSLALSAGIAAAFASHASFMDFEVDETPYDGDVVTADKLNGGYVEYIEFDDEGNFTVAAFASMNQLFGNDGTANSSQIGSVIGANYNLYATFTASGTVTSPGVMGSIASLSADSGSFTLYLDDDQDTTYTDLASLTLSGTGDDIELGGSSSIAQNIGLLYPFGGVFDFMFNEFELTEDGEEYFVSPTPFYMMVTVDGDFDELDLEGNQILTGDVSAVFVPEPATLAVLSLGLLGLGATKRRKS from the coding sequence ATGAAATTTAATACGCTTATAAAATCTTTAGCTCTATCCGCAGGCATTGCAGCTGCATTTGCCAGTCACGCCAGTTTTATGGACTTTGAGGTTGATGAAACGCCTTATGATGGTGATGTTGTTACCGCCGATAAATTGAACGGTGGCTACGTTGAATATATCGAATTTGATGATGAAGGCAACTTTACCGTTGCTGCATTTGCCTCAATGAACCAGCTATTTGGTAATGATGGTACCGCCAACAGCTCTCAAATTGGTTCGGTTATTGGTGCTAACTATAATCTTTATGCAACCTTCACCGCTAGCGGTACCGTAACGAGTCCGGGTGTAATGGGATCAATTGCTTCACTGTCAGCCGACTCAGGCTCTTTTACCCTTTATCTTGATGATGACCAGGATACGACCTACACAGACCTGGCTTCTTTGACCTTAAGTGGTACAGGTGATGATATAGAACTGGGCGGCAGTAGCTCAATTGCTCAGAATATTGGTCTGCTGTATCCATTTGGCGGGGTGTTCGACTTTATGTTCAATGAATTCGAATTAACCGAGGATGGCGAAGAGTACTTTGTGTCACCTACTCCATTTTATATGATGGTAACCGTAGATGGTGATTTTGATGAGCTTGATTTAGAAGGCAATCAGATATTGACCGGTGATGTAAGTGCAGTATTTGTTCCAGAGCCAGCCACATTAGCAGTACTTTCGCTCGGCTTACTAGGGTTAGGCGCTACCAAACGCCGTAAATCTTAA
- the pepA gene encoding flocculation-associated PEP-CTERM protein PepA — protein MKLKTLVKSLALTAGIAASFSSQADFLDFQIDETPYGGEVITADKLNGGYFELLSFDGAGNFTATAFASMNQLFGNDGSANSSQIGSVIGANYNLYATFSATGSVMTPGEQGANSSLSADSGSFSLYLDENQDTTADVGAPSVLSNTSDDKLLGSSDNLAQNVGLLYGFGGVFDFLFRDFELTADGDTYFVSPTPFYMNVRVDGDFDNIPLQGDQLVTGDVSAVFEVPEPSTIAVLALGLLGLGASSRRKA, from the coding sequence TTGAAACTTAAAACATTAGTAAAATCTTTAGCATTAACTGCTGGTATCGCAGCATCTTTTTCTAGCCAAGCCGACTTTCTGGACTTCCAGATCGATGAAACCCCATACGGTGGCGAAGTGATCACTGCTGATAAACTAAACGGCGGTTATTTCGAATTGTTAAGTTTTGATGGCGCTGGTAACTTTACCGCCACTGCGTTCGCGTCTATGAATCAGCTTTTTGGTAACGACGGCTCTGCTAATAGCTCTCAGATTGGTTCTGTAATCGGTGCAAACTACAACCTTTATGCCACATTCTCAGCAACTGGATCTGTGATGACGCCTGGAGAGCAAGGTGCTAATTCGTCGTTGTCGGCAGACTCGGGTTCATTCTCTTTGTATCTGGACGAAAACCAGGATACCACTGCTGATGTTGGTGCGCCGTCAGTTTTGTCCAATACTTCAGATGATAAACTGTTGGGTTCAAGTGATAACCTGGCGCAAAACGTAGGCTTGTTGTATGGCTTCGGTGGTGTGTTTGACTTTTTGTTCCGTGACTTTGAACTGACAGCAGACGGCGATACTTATTTTGTTTCTCCAACGCCTTTCTACATGAACGTTCGTGTAGACGGCGATTTTGATAATATTCCACTGCAAGGTGATCAGCTGGTTACTGGTGACGTAAGTGCAGTATTTGAGGTACCAGAGCCTTCAACCATAGCGGTTTTGGCTTTAGGCCTATTAGGTCTTGGTGCCAGCAGCCGTCGTAAAGCATAA